CAGCTTCGATATGACCCCTCGGATGCGAAGAACGTGACTGCGATCACGAAGGTGGTGGGCGCGGCGCTCCGCGACGCTCAGCGCGCGTTCAGGAAGGCCTTCACGCAAGACCCGGTCGTTCAAGGGCCGGCGCGGACGCTGTGGGCGGGACGGCGGACCGGCTGGCTCGCGGTCAAAG
This genomic stretch from Candidatus Binatia bacterium harbors:
- a CDS encoding helix-turn-helix domain-containing protein, which codes for MGPCSAFELGQVLGRSSDRLYYHLQILKTAGIVRSRRERNRAGRLQERFDLPGRPTQLRYDPSDAKNVTAITKVVGAALRDAQRAFRKAFTQDPVVQGPARTLWAGRRTGWLAVK